One window of the Labilibaculum sp. genome contains the following:
- a CDS encoding NAD-dependent epimerase/dehydratase family protein has translation MKKDVILIIGANGQIGSVLTKTLQEKFGKDFVVASDLRRDPNFEGIFELIDATDFEQIQSVVTRYGVNQIYHLAAILSAKGEQAPLATWDINMKTLFNVLEVARLNHLDKVFYPSSIAVFGDEADMDNTPQDAFLNPATVYGISKSSGENWAQYYFLRYGLDVRSIRYPGIIGYQSLPGGGTTDYAVDIYHKAVLKEEFTCFLNDNCELPMIFMEDAIRATIELMDAPKESIKVRTSYNLAGVSFSPADMVASIQKIYPGFKIKYEADFRQEIASKWPNSIDDSKAKADWNWKPEYDLEAMTSTMIEKLTQQYKKQLELENIG, from the coding sequence ATGAAAAAGGATGTAATTTTAATTATTGGAGCAAACGGACAAATCGGTTCGGTTCTTACAAAAACTCTTCAAGAGAAATTTGGAAAAGATTTTGTCGTTGCCTCTGATCTAAGAAGGGATCCTAATTTCGAAGGTATTTTTGAGTTGATTGATGCTACAGATTTTGAACAAATTCAATCTGTTGTAACAAGATATGGCGTAAATCAAATTTATCATCTGGCAGCTATTTTATCGGCTAAAGGTGAACAGGCTCCATTGGCAACTTGGGACATCAATATGAAAACCCTTTTTAATGTATTGGAAGTTGCCCGATTGAATCACCTTGATAAAGTATTCTACCCAAGTTCAATTGCTGTGTTTGGCGATGAAGCCGACATGGATAACACACCACAAGATGCATTTCTGAATCCTGCAACTGTTTATGGGATCAGCAAGTCTTCAGGTGAAAACTGGGCACAATATTACTTTTTACGTTACGGACTGGATGTTCGTTCAATTCGTTATCCAGGCATTATCGGTTACCAATCTTTACCCGGTGGCGGAACAACAGATTATGCTGTAGATATTTATCACAAAGCAGTATTGAAAGAGGAATTTACTTGTTTCTTAAATGATAATTGTGAATTGCCAATGATTTTTATGGAAGATGCCATTCGTGCAACTATAGAATTGATGGATGCTCCAAAAGAATCAATAAAAGTAAGAACATCGTATAATCTTGCAGGCGTTAGTTTTTCTCCTGCTGACATGGTTGCTTCTATTCAAAAGATTTATCCCGGTTTCAAAATAAAATACGAAGCTGATTTCAGACAAGAAATTGCTTCAAAATGGCCTAACTCGATTGATGATTCGAAAGCAAAAGCAGATTGGAACTGGAAACCAGAATATGATTTGGAAGCCATGACCAGTACAATGATTGAAAAGTTAACACAACAGTACAAAAAACAACTGGAACTTGAAAATATAGGTTAA
- a CDS encoding Lrp/AsnC family transcriptional regulator: MENLDQTDKTILRLLQNDSKKTAKEIASMLSLTVSPVYERIRRLENQGFIKKYVAILDKTRIGRTVTAMCQVSMRYHNEAFIDEFEEQIQDLQEVQECYHVAGQVDFILKIHVRSLEEYHEFVRYKLSKIKNIGVLNSTFVIKEIKQTSEYYIR; this comes from the coding sequence ATGGAGAATTTAGATCAAACAGATAAAACGATTCTGAGGCTGCTTCAGAACGATTCAAAAAAGACAGCAAAAGAAATTGCGTCGATGCTGAGTCTGACAGTGTCCCCGGTTTACGAGAGAATCAGAAGACTCGAGAATCAAGGGTTTATTAAAAAATATGTTGCAATTCTCGATAAAACGAGAATAGGAAGAACTGTTACCGCAATGTGTCAGGTTTCCATGCGATATCACAATGAAGCTTTTATTGATGAGTTTGAAGAGCAAATTCAGGATTTACAAGAAGTACAGGAATGTTATCATGTTGCCGGACAGGTCGATTTTATTCTAAAAATACATGTTCGAAGTCTGGAAGAGTATCATGAATTTGTTCGGTACAAGCTGTCAAAAATTAAAAATATTGGTGTGTTGAATAGTACATTTGTAATTAAGGAAATCAAGCAAACGTCTGAGTATTATATACGCTAG